TTTCCATTTTCACCCTTTACATTAATGGAGGCAAGATTGAAGTTTTTTCCACACTGACCACAGATTCTCCTCCCAAGGCATTTCTCAAGTAACACGTCTTCTCGGAGCTTTAGATTAACCACCAAGTCTATATCAATCACCTCTTCCAAAATTTCCTAAAATGCAAGCAAAGAATCCAGAATCTAAGATGCAGCCTCTAAAGAACAATCGGTAAAAAGATATATGCATTATGAGAACAGAATAGGTAAGAAAAAAGTAGGGAAAAACAGATACCCAATTTATAAAACGACTGCgaaaagaaaatgaactttCAACAGTAACAAGttcatttataaatatttttgaaaaaaggtTGATTCATGACTATGAAACTGAGACCAATCTAAGGCGCTTGAATTCCAGAGGCGCCAAATAATATTCTTTGAACCCACCATGCCAATTACTGTTGAGTTACTTTGGCAATCTTAGCGTTCTTTTCTCTATCTTCTAGTTTTTGtcccaataaaagaaaatgagcaTGGaaacaaaaagggaaaaagtgAAAGCTTATGCTCAACACTCTCCATCTTTACCACAGCATACTCACTGCTTGTCTAATTGTCCGAGGGAAACCATCCAGGATAAATCCAGATTCACCTTTCGGTTCACCAGCTTGAAGTCTCTTGGACAACAAGTTGATAATGATCTCATCCGATACCAATTTACCCTGATTAACAATCTCCGATAGCTGCATCAATCAAGATCAAATAAGACATAAATAAGAACGGGAAATGAACAAAGTGATTGACTTAATAAGTCTACAACTCGACACTAAGTCTCGACGTCAAAGACAAATCAAATTGGGAGCTAAAAACCGATCCAGAAACATTACATTTCCAGTGAGAGAAACTACCTGGCGAGAAAGTGGAGTGGAGGAAGCGAGCTCTTCGCGGACGAGATCGCCGGTAGCGATATGAGGGATACCGAGAAGGTTACAGAGACGACTAGCATAGGTGCCCTTGCCGACGCCAGGGCATCCAAGAAAGACCCATTGAACGTTCCGATCCTTGGGATCTTTGCGGGGAAGATTGTGGTTAAGAGCGAAAGGCAAAGGGGTAGTAGTGGTAGGCGGAGAGCTGAGTTCAGATGAAACAGCTGAAGAGAAGCATCTCCTGAGGAGAGAGATTGATGAAAGAGACGACACCGCAGAAGATTTCGAATTTCGGATCAGGGCCGCCATGGGAGCTGTTCTTGCTGGAAGTCGCCGATCGTCCAAGAGAATGGGAGTCGCTATAGGGATGGGGTTTTAACCTAGGGTTTCGTCCATTACGAAGCATTGCGAATTTCTAGCGGGATTTCCACGCGCGCGTGCTCCAGATGGATGATGCAATTTTAAGATCTTATAAGAATTGacgttaaaaagaaaaaaacatttttttaagatataattttttttttttaagagtggGCTCAACTTAACGATAATTGATATTACGTTTCATTATTTGATCTTTCATCGTCAATTATTatgctaaaaaaatatattttacctacaaaaattgaacaatatttattattgttatgaCATTTGGACTGAATAGGCTTATTGTTTGAATCTCATATTTTCAccgtactaaaaaaatatatttgttatccataaattcaaaaaaaaaaaaaaacacacttaAAAGAAAAGTAAGTGGGAAAAAATAACTTAGTGGAGGAATGAATTTAGTAATTTTTTgtctgttttattttattttttatggtaATACTCAAATACATACTGaatcatttaaaatcaattttgatattatgaaaattatatttaaaagtataaaatcaaatattaaattaattttaagtgatTGACGACGTGTTTCaatgtaattttaaatatgacAGAAGTGATTGTTAACAATTTCGAAACCACTCCTAAATATACACTAAATATGGACATATTTAGATGATGATTATAGAGCCActacaatatttatttatttttaattattgtatatATAGTTTTGAACCTTGGAGTctatgtttttatcttttaatgtgtgttttttcttttatttgatccatgatttaatttttgtgtttgctTGTGGCATTATAGttttggaaaataaaatatttgtatatcatattctatctttgtattgtaatttattgcttttaggcaattaaatactaattttaaaatttaagttcaTTGCACATGTTGGTTATTAGTTTATTAGTATGCATAAATGATTAAATCCCTTTGAATGCTTTTAAAAtcgtaaaatataaaatattttattacaaaatgttcgaataaattatcaaatgattcacataaataaattaagacAATGTAAAGCCTAACGAAGAAAAAGTGGGCGCGTGAGCGTGTGGGCAAGTTCAAAtagaatttatattaataaataacagGTCTAGCAACGAAGTCGTTGTAGTATAGTGGTAAGTATTCCCGCCTGTCACGCGGGTGACCCGGGTTcgatccccggcaacggcgatCTAATTTTTCcgattttcaattatttttcaaGGTTTCAATGCGACTTGTCGTTTATCGTCCCTATTGTTGTGAATGTGAAATTAGTAATATGGTGGTTTTGAGCAACGTCATGTCGTTCCCCAACCAGGACCagagttttcttcttccattccAACAGCCACATctaacgatttttttttttaattaaaaaaaatattatcattattattattatatataatttgaaaaacaatGGCAGATGAGCAATTGGAGCTAATGAAGACGAATTAGAGATGGTGAAGACGAACGACTAAAGTTAAAGAAAACGAACTGAAGTTGTCGAAGATGAACGACCGAATCAAAACGAAGATGAATCAAAGTTGAACAACAAAGATTGAAGTGAAATTGCAAGGGGGTGGGGATAGATGAATTGAAGCTAATCAAGACGAAGATGAACTAAAGCGAAATCGTAAGACAGGGATGAATGGCGATGAATGATCGAAGTTGATGAAATCACGCCAAATTGCTAAGAGAGTGAGGGAGAAATTGCAatcagtaaaaaaaaatgttgcatTGGGttaacctaaatttttaatttaatccaatccaatccaaaattaaaattaactcaACACATCCCCTATAATTCAATGAGAATAATCCTCAATCCAAATTTCATTCCAACATTTGCTACATGCGTGAGAATCAAGATCTCATGAGTTACCTGTTagataaattctttatatctatattgaatagataaaccctaggattccattgcaaaattgatgatagcttcaagatgatgatggatgactatggtcttcctcaaccaaaactccgaatgccttagtgggatctctctctagatgggattcaagaaagattgagtcttattgttttggtatatcagAGACCATaactctttatatactagttcaactAGGGttccattaaaccctaattaactacgaatgagcttctacccattaagtccatactcaattatgAATCTAGgtccttaattaattagatcacataatagggcccaatctaataaaataacccagtgtgataaattattaatccacatacataacccatactttaattaaacatattattatttaaatatatctaacaatctcctacttgggctatgtctatgtacctaatataattaaatcacataaactttAAGCGcgcataaacaggttatttcatggaatcaaggcggctttcgttactacccttgtaactaaaccttcctttatcaccaattccaatacattcaatgacatagatcaagtgtggatggatagcatggaaactatATGCAAAGTGATCTGGATTATGCctgtttccaactggtccaaattccttaatgagatcattaaaaaaaaaaaaaaactttatgctaaactgcatgcatgataaacaagttcagataataaaacataaaccattaactttattctatataaaaaataaacaaaataaggtcaaagaacatcctcaataacaaactcccactaaaccatggaatcaaaaaagtgactaacacccatgtgagcaacatgctcatgaaaaactttaggtggtaaacctttagtcaatggatctgccaccatagagtttgttcccATATGTTCTATGGAAATTTGACCATtatgaactctttctttaacaaccagaaacttcacgtctacatgctttgacttcgtattgcttctgttgttgttggaatacatcatagccgacttattgtcacaaaataattttagtggtctttctatgaCAACCACTATCTGCAGCCCAGTGACAAAATTttgcaaccatattccatgattggatgcctcataacatgctataaattcCGCAGCCATAGTAGAATaagccataagtgtttgtttaacacttttccaggatacagctcctccagccaatatgaagatatagcctgaagtggatcgcaaagtgtcttgacatccagcataatcagaatcagaatgcccaatgatctccaaaacttctgatctccgataagtgagcatataatcttttgttctctgtaaatacctcataacccgttCGGCTGCTTACCAATGATTCATCCCCGAGTTACTCAAATATTTgcctaacactccaactatgaacgcaatatctggacgcgtacatacttgagcatacattagacttctaatggccgatgcatagggaaccttctgcatcttcttagtctcgagtgtggtcttggggaattgacctaaatgaaatttatcacctttagcaaTCGGGGTATCTCCCGGCGCACAGTTTTTCATGTCAAGTCTACTCgagatcttttcaatgtagttctttttgtgacaatctcaaaataccttgagaacgatctcgcagtatttcaattcctaatacaaaagaagcatcaccaagatccttcatctcaaaatttcttttgaaaaatctcttagtgtcatacaataaacctacatcattactagctatgagtatgtcattaacatataacaccagaaagattgatttactcccactgaacttgtgatatacacaatcttccacaatgttcacctcaaaaccaaatgaggttatcacttcatgaaatctgtgataccattgacgagagacttgcttgagaccgtagatggatttctttaatttgcacactatagactttgaattatcaGATACAAAGTTTTTTGGTTGtaccatataaatcgtctcatcaatgttcccatCGAGAAACAcaatttttacatccatctggtataactctaaatcaaagtgagcagtgccatgattaccctaaaagagtctttcgatgaaaccgaatagaaagtctctttgtaatcaatgccttccttttgagtaaaaccctttgcaaaAAAAacgagccttatatctttcaatattgccatgtgaatcccttttggttttaaatatccatttacaacctatgggcttcactcctgatggcagttcgacaagttcccaaacgtcGTTGTCTTTcatgaattttattttctcttccatagcacttatctactttttatagtaagaactttgtaaagcttgttggaagttgattggatcatcttctaTTACGCCCACATCATTCtaatgttcttgaagaaacacaatataatcatctgaAATTGCACTTAttctctctctagtagatcttcttagtggcacttattgaggttgttgagtttgaacttcaggttcaacaaGAGAGACTTAAATGTTGTCTtattctataattggttcaataatgaagtcagaaattggagcctgaacatcatttataatcacatgaggaaaagaaaccagttcttcttcaaagacaactttccttatgttatcttcccctcaaactcaacatcctcaaggaatctagcattttttgtctcaaacaatgatctagaagtgggatcataaaacttgaaacccc
The nucleotide sequence above comes from Benincasa hispida cultivar B227 chromosome 3, ASM972705v1, whole genome shotgun sequence. Encoded proteins:
- the LOC120074646 gene encoding adenylate kinase 1, chloroplastic, which encodes MAALIRNSKSSAVSSLSSISLLRRCFSSAVSSELSSPPTTTTPLPFALNHNLPRKDPKDRNVQWVFLGCPGVGKGTYASRLCNLLGIPHIATGDLVREELASSTPLSRQLSEIVNQGKLVSDEIIINLLSKRLQAGEPKGESGFILDGFPRTIRQAEILEEVIDIDLVVNLKLREDVLLEKCLGRRICGQCGKNFNLASINVKGENGNPGMSMAPLLPPTQCMTKLITRADDTEAVVKERLRVYNEKSQPVEEFYRSRGKLLEFDLPGGIPESWPKLLQVLNLDDFEEKLSAAA